The following proteins are encoded in a genomic region of Cryptococcus gattii WM276 chromosome I, complete sequence:
- a CDS encoding mitochondrion protein, putative (Similar to TIGR gene model, XP_567360.1) yields MPIRAFTPGLSLRLRPQARLQSKSYTTVGAHIPHGHAHHAHHAQRVPYKKPSALRKWGIRLALAIAFPATYVLGAAFPPQLVLLIFPRFSPPPPHKDSVRGKAHTNDVEDCMQKLQLVENMRKEIQAGGEWYETRPYDKYDPQKVHNSLTAGTLRGPGKLAIPPVLFAKKDESEAVAIIHLGRALCGHDGIVHGGLLATVLDETLGRNALLNLPSRIGVTANLNINYRSPCMADQFVVVKTKLVELKGRKCTAEARMETLNGEVVADAKALFIEPKWAQFLASSGVTEAMGRPLAQPENEPGLLDNDVEKIV; encoded by the exons ATGCCCATCAGAGCTTTTACCCCTGGTCTTTCCCTTCGCCTTCGTCCACAGGCCAGGCTTCAGTCAAAGAGCTATACCACAGTTGGAGCCCACATCCCCCATGGCCATGCTCATCATGCTCACCATGCTCAGCGAGTCCCATATAAGAAACCTTCAGCGCTGAGAAAGTGGGGTATTCGCCTTG CCCTGGCCATCGCCTTTCCAGCCACATACGTTCTCGGAGCAGCATTTCCCCCTCAGTTGGTGCTTTTAATCTTCCCCCGCTTCTCGCCCCCGCCTCCGCACAAGGATAGTGTGAGGGGGAAAGCACACACGAATGACGTGGAAGACTGCATGCAAAAGCTCCAGCTGGTTGAAAATATGCGAAAGGAAATTCAGGCAGGCGGAGAATGGTACGAAACGA GACCTTATGACAAGTACGATCCTCAGAAAGTCCACAACTCGCTCACTGCCGGCACCCTCCGTGGTCCCGGTAAACTCGCCATCCCTCCTGTTCTTTTCGCCAAAAAAGATGAATCGGAAGCAGTCG CCATCATCCATCTTGGTAGAGCACTCTGCGGTCACGACGGTATCGTACACGGCGGTCTTCTCGCTACTGTCCTGGATGAGACGCTCGGCCGCAACGCCCTCCTTAACCTTCCGTCCCGTATCGGTGTCACCGCAAACTTGAACATCAACTATCGTTCCCCCTGTATGGCTGATCAATTTGTTGTCGTGAAGACTAAGCTGGTGGAATTGAAGGGAAGAAAGTGTACTGCCGAAGCCAGGATGGAGACACTGAACGGGGAGGTTGTGGCTGATGCAAA GGCGCTCTTCATTGAGCCCAAGTGGGCCCAGTTCCTTGCATCCTCTGGAGTTACAGAAGCGATGGGTCGACCACTCGCTCAGCCTGAAAATGAGCCTGGGCTGCTGGATAACGACGTTGAGAAGATTGTGTAA
- a CDS encoding ammonium transporter, putative (Similar to TIGR gene model, INSD accession AAW45844.1), protein MVNVTYTESSSDMIYTADDGTQYLYNLGDMSFVIVAMALVWIMVPGVGLFYSGLLRRKNALSMIFLSMAGVAVGSFQWFFWGYSLTFSDTGSKYIGDLRYFGLKGVLAQPSAGSDRIPALVFCIYQCMFCVITGVIAIGGFAERSRIGPVMVFLFCWLTLVYCPLACWTWNPNGWSFIMGGLDFAGGTPVHISSGTASLAIALYLGKRRGYGTERLAYKPHNTAFVVIGTVFLWFGWFGFNGGSALSANLRAVQACIVTNLSASIGGLTWMFLDYRLERKWSAVGFCSGAISGLVGITPAAGFVGSPAAVAIGAITAIACNFATKLKFLIRVDETLDVFASHGIGGMVGCFLTGLFAQGSVAGFDGITDIPGGWVSHNWIQAGYQMADLTAGFAYTFVMTTIICWLLHFIPGLRLRASEEAEIIGIDDAYLGEFAYDYVGTDPELRLHRIDSKPQLSSGDVVIADIATSNGRESSTTEKVDPHATTGDAAPGGGRVDV, encoded by the exons ATGGTCAACGTGACCTATACAGAATCGTCTTCGGACATGATCTACACTGCCGACGATGGTACACAGTATCTCTACAATCTCGGTGATATGTCTTTCG TCATCGTCGCCATGGCCCTCGTCTGGATCATGGTTCCCGGTGTCGGTCTCTTCTACTCTGGTCTGTTAAGACGGAAGAATGCATTATCAATGATCTTCCTATCTATGGCTGGTGTGGCTGTCGGGTCTTTCCAATGGTTCTTCTGGg GTTACTCCCTCACCTTCTCTGATACTGGTTCCAA ATACATTGGCGACTTGCGGTACTTTGGTCTAAAGGGAGTTTTGGCCCAGCCTTCAGCCGGTTCTGACCGAATCCCTGCTCTTGTCTTTTGTATCTACCAGTGCATGTTCTGC GTCATCACCGGTGTCATCGCCATCGGTGGTTTCGCCGAACGATCTCGTATCGGCCCCGTCATggtcttcctcttctgctgGCTCACCCTCGTCTACTGTCCTCTTGCTTGCTGGACATGGAACCCCAACGGCTGGTCTTTTATCATGGGCGGTCTCGACTTTGCCGGTGGTACCCCGGTCCACATCTCGTCCGGCACCGCCTCGCTTGCTATCGCCTTGTACCTCGGCAAGCGACGAGGCTACGGTACTGAACGACTCGCCTACAAGCCGCACAATACCGCCTTCGTTGTTATCGGGACCGTTTTCCTCTGGTTCGGTTGGTTCGGCTTCAACGGTGGTTCCGCCCTCTCCGCCAACTTGAGGGCTGTCCAGGCTTGCATCGTCACCAACCTTTCTGCATCTATCGGCGGTTTGACCTGGATGTTCTTGGACTACAGGCTCGAGCGTAAATGGTCTGCTGTCGGCTTTTGTTCCGGTGCCATCTCTGGTCTGGTCGGTATCACCCCTGCCGCTGGTTTCGTGGGTTCCCCCGCGGCAGTTGCTATCGGCGCCATAACCGCCATCGCCTGTAACTTTGCCACCAAGCTCAAATTCCTCATTCGCGTTGATGAGACGCTTGATGTCTTTGCCTCACACGGTATTGGCGGTATGGTCGGCTGCTTCCTCACCGGCCTATTTGCCCAAGGCTCAGTGGCTGGCTTTGACGGCATCACCGACATTCCCGGAGGCTGGGTCAGCCATAACTGGATACAGGCAGGATACCAGATGGCCGATTTGACAGCTGGGTTCGCTTACACTTTTGTCATGACCACCATCATCTGCTGGTTGCTCCATTTCATCCCCGGATTGAGGTTGAGAGCTAGCGAAGAAGCCGAAATCATCGGTATCGACGATGCTTACCTCGGCGAGTTTGCCTACGACTATG TTGGCACAGATCCCGAGCTCCGTCTTCACCGAATTGACTCCAAGCCCCAACTTTCCTCTGGGGATGTCGTCATTGCCGACATTGCGACCAGCAACGGCCGTGAGTCCAGCACCACTGAAAAGGTCGACCCTCATGCCACCACGGGTGATGCCGCTCCCGGTGGTGGACGCGTGGATGTTTAG